A portion of the Luxibacter massiliensis genome contains these proteins:
- a CDS encoding DNA polymerase beta superfamily protein, translating into MIFGSADFQKELFENIKEIETREKLTVLYIGTVGSISCGLSDINSDYDVKCLFIRNETFINKSEQHDESKIRLRRFDSEKVYECIAFWEITAFVNFLAEPFIDSGNKYNLWRNVMWLFMTPYAWDPLGLKGKISHDLLSCMNLQNELLYHYNLIDKLINNKINEKVLSAREVSRLLHAFFSIKWIKEKNELPPLNILSLLSITPDQKVRNFYVENLINDYKHMDKDEILDVEKKWKKSEGYAHLMGRVFHMYEKMKPGYADMDYDFSSLTSNKKFVDNILHTIHWSYKKIPYVENVGLKDYQDVSLRNY; encoded by the coding sequence ATGATTTTTGGTAGTGCAGATTTTCAAAAAGAGTTATTTGAAAATATTAAAGAAATTGAAACCAGAGAAAAGTTGACTGTTCTTTATATAGGAACAGTAGGGAGTATTTCTTGTGGTCTCTCAGATATTAATAGTGATTATGATGTAAAATGTCTTTTTATTAGAAATGAAACATTTATAAATAAGTCGGAACAGCATGATGAATCGAAAATCCGTTTACGAAGATTTGATTCAGAAAAGGTCTATGAATGCATTGCTTTCTGGGAAATAACTGCGTTTGTTAATTTTCTTGCAGAGCCTTTTATTGATTCAGGGAATAAGTATAATTTATGGAGAAATGTTATGTGGTTATTTATGACTCCTTATGCTTGGGATCCGCTAGGTTTGAAGGGGAAAATTAGCCATGATTTGCTCTCATGCATGAACTTACAAAATGAATTACTGTATCATTATAATCTAATTGACAAATTGATAAATAATAAAATAAATGAGAAGGTATTAAGTGCACGTGAAGTTTCTCGTTTGTTACACGCTTTTTTTAGTATTAAATGGATTAAGGAAAAAAATGAACTTCCACCATTAAATATACTTAGTTTATTATCTATCACACCGGATCAGAAAGTGCGTAATTTTTATGTGGAAAATCTAATAAATGATTATAAACATATGGATAAAGATGAAATTCTGGATGTTGAAAAGAAATGGAAAAAAAGTGAGGGGTATGCACATTTAATGGGCCGTGTTTTTCATATGTATGAGAAGATGAAACCTGGTTATGCAGATATGGATTATGACTTTTCTTCTTTAACTAGTAATAAAAAATTTGTTGATAATATTTTGCATACTATTCATTGGTCCTATAAAAAGATTCCGTATGTAGAGAATGTAGGTTTGAAAGATTATCAGGATGTTAGTTTAAGAAATTATTAG